Proteins co-encoded in one Paenibacillus thermoaerophilus genomic window:
- the mntR gene encoding transcriptional regulator MntR: MEDYLERIYRLIDEKGYARVSDIAEGLSVHPSSVTKMIQKLDKDSYLIYERYRGLVLTAKGKKIGKRLVDRHHLLEEFLKLIGVDEEHIYKDVEGIEHHLSGESIACIEALVESFRRHPERVEELVRIRKELDDSEDN; encoded by the coding sequence ATGGAAGATTATTTGGAACGAATATACCGGCTGATCGACGAAAAAGGTTATGCGCGGGTGTCCGATATTGCAGAGGGCTTGTCCGTGCATCCCTCCTCGGTAACGAAAATGATCCAAAAGCTGGATAAAGACAGCTATTTGATCTACGAACGGTACCGCGGCCTCGTATTGACGGCGAAAGGGAAAAAAATCGGCAAACGCCTGGTGGACCGCCACCATCTGCTTGAGGAATTTTTGAAATTGATCGGCGTGGACGAAGAGCATATTTATAAGGATGTCGAAGGAATCGAGCATCATCTGAGCGGGGAATCGATCGCGTGCATCGAAGCGTTGGTCGAGTCGTTCCGGCGCCACCCGGAGCGGGTGGAAGAGCTGGTCCGCATCCGTAAGGAGCTCGACGACTCCGAGGACAATTGA
- a CDS encoding cytochrome c biogenesis CcdA family protein, with amino-acid sequence MEQISLWVAFGAGIASFISPCCLPLYPSYLSYITGISVRELKEAGTASAVRRSSLIHTLFFILGFSLIFYSLGFGAGVVGDLFRDFNNKELLRRLAAIWIFLMGLFLLGVFKPQFLMKERKLNIKWKPAGWLGSVIVGMGFAAGWSPCVGPILGSILTLAATEPGSWFSLITAYVLGFAIPFFVLAFFIGSTKWITRYSGTVMKIGGVVMIVMAVLLFFDRMTLITIWLNERTPDWLKF; translated from the coding sequence ATGGAACAGATCAGCCTATGGGTCGCCTTCGGCGCGGGGATCGCCTCGTTTATTTCTCCGTGCTGCCTGCCCCTGTATCCGTCCTACTTGTCGTACATCACGGGCATATCGGTGCGCGAGCTGAAGGAGGCCGGCACCGCCTCAGCCGTGCGGCGCTCCTCCCTCATACACACGTTGTTTTTTATCCTGGGATTTTCGCTGATCTTTTACTCGCTGGGATTCGGCGCGGGAGTTGTAGGCGATCTGTTCAGGGATTTCAACAACAAAGAGCTGCTGCGCCGCCTGGCCGCGATATGGATCTTTCTGATGGGGCTGTTTCTGCTCGGCGTCTTCAAGCCGCAGTTCCTGATGAAAGAGCGCAAGCTGAATATCAAGTGGAAGCCGGCCGGCTGGCTCGGCTCCGTGATTGTCGGCATGGGATTCGCCGCGGGCTGGTCGCCCTGCGTCGGGCCGATACTCGGTTCGATTCTGACGTTGGCCGCGACGGAGCCTGGAAGCTGGTTTTCGCTTATTACCGCTTATGTGCTCGGGTTCGCGATTCCGTTTTTTGTGCTTGCGTTTTTCATCGGCTCGACGAAATGGATAACCCGCTACTCCGGAACGGTTATGAAGATCGGCGGAGTTGTCATGATCGTCATGGCCGTTCTGTTGTTCTTCGATCGGATGACGCTCATCACGATCTGGCTGAACGAACGCACGCCGGATTGGCTGAAGTTTTAG
- the splB gene encoding spore photoproduct lyase, which produces MSSASTTGRSAGQTLLFVPELVYFEPASLDYPKGQCIYRWAEEQGIPIRMTTSHNRITNLPGDSELARYKLAKRTLVVGVRKTLQFDTSKPSAEYAIPLATGCMGHCHYCYLQTTLGAKPYIRVYVNTGEILAQAQAYINERAPEITRFEAACTSDPVGLEHISGSLRETIEFMGRQPLGRLRFVTKFHHVDSLLDARHNGHTRFRFSVNADYVIRNFEPGTSRFEERIEAASKVARAGYPLGFIIAPIIWHEGWEQGYEELLRKLGDALPEEATRDLTFELIQHRFTKTAKRIIEARYPKTKLEMDEAKRKYKRGRYGIGKYVYPDEQAEALRERITKYIYSTFPRARIEYFT; this is translated from the coding sequence ATGTCCTCTGCTTCAACGACGGGCCGGTCCGCCGGCCAAACGCTGTTGTTCGTGCCGGAGCTCGTTTATTTCGAACCGGCGTCGCTGGATTATCCGAAGGGTCAGTGTATATACCGTTGGGCGGAGGAACAAGGCATTCCGATCCGGATGACAACCTCGCACAACCGGATCACAAACCTGCCGGGCGACAGCGAGCTCGCCCGATACAAGCTCGCCAAACGAACGCTGGTCGTCGGCGTCCGCAAGACGCTCCAGTTCGACACCTCCAAGCCGTCCGCGGAATATGCGATTCCGCTGGCCACCGGGTGCATGGGGCACTGCCATTACTGCTATCTGCAGACGACGCTCGGCGCCAAGCCCTATATTCGGGTATACGTCAACACCGGCGAAATTCTCGCCCAAGCCCAAGCGTACATCAACGAGCGAGCGCCCGAAATCACTCGTTTCGAAGCGGCATGCACATCCGATCCCGTCGGGCTGGAGCATATATCCGGCTCGCTCCGGGAAACGATCGAATTCATGGGCCGGCAGCCGCTCGGGCGGTTACGGTTCGTCACCAAATTCCACCATGTCGATTCGCTGCTCGACGCTCGCCATAACGGCCATACGCGATTCCGCTTCAGCGTCAACGCCGATTACGTCATCCGTAACTTCGAGCCGGGCACCTCCCGCTTCGAAGAGCGGATCGAGGCGGCTTCCAAGGTCGCCAGGGCCGGCTATCCGCTAGGCTTCATCATCGCGCCGATCATCTGGCACGAAGGCTGGGAGCAGGGCTACGAAGAACTGCTTCGCAAGCTGGGAGACGCGCTGCCGGAGGAGGCGACCCGCGACTTAACCTTCGAGCTGATCCAGCACCGGTTCACGAAAACGGCCAAACGCATCATCGAAGCCCGTTACCCGAAGACGAAGCTGGAGATGGATGAAGCCAAACGCAAATACAAGCGGGGCCGTTACGGCATCGGCAAATACGTATATCCCGACGAACAAGCCGAAGCGCTGCGCGAACGCATCACGAAATACATCTACAGCACCTTCCCCCGCGCCCGGATTGAATATTTCACGTAG
- a CDS encoding NUDIX hydrolase has protein sequence MNEWFDIYDEGGRPIGTAPRSEVHARGYWHKTFQCWLYLDREGRRYVLFQRRQAGKDTYPLRYDITAAGHLAAGERIEEAVRELKEELGVDVPFERLVPLGEHRQQLRGAAGGREFVDNELCQVFACASPLPPERFRLQPEEVSGIYAAPLDDLAELFAGSKSRVAAPGFEPDADGAMRPVTVEVSADGFVPHGDGYYRDVFRKIADIRTPNG, from the coding sequence ATGAATGAATGGTTCGACATTTACGACGAAGGCGGACGGCCGATCGGCACGGCGCCGCGTTCCGAAGTGCACGCCAGGGGTTACTGGCATAAGACGTTTCAATGCTGGCTGTATCTGGACCGGGAAGGACGGCGTTACGTGCTGTTTCAGCGGCGTCAGGCCGGCAAGGACACGTATCCGCTTCGATACGATATAACCGCGGCCGGACATCTCGCCGCCGGGGAGCGGATCGAGGAAGCCGTGCGGGAGCTGAAGGAGGAGCTTGGAGTCGACGTGCCGTTCGAGCGGCTGGTTCCGCTGGGCGAGCATCGCCAGCAGCTTCGCGGCGCGGCGGGCGGACGCGAATTCGTCGACAATGAACTTTGTCAAGTGTTCGCCTGCGCCTCCCCCTTGCCGCCCGAGCGGTTCAGGCTGCAGCCCGAAGAAGTATCCGGGATTTATGCCGCGCCTCTGGACGATCTGGCGGAATTGTTCGCCGGCTCGAAAAGCCGTGTGGCCGCCCCGGGCTTCGAACCGGATGCGGACGGCGCGATGCGGCCCGTGACGGTCGAGGTGTCCGCCGACGGCTTCGTCCCGCACGGCGACGGCTATTACCGGGACGTATTCCGGAAGATCGCCGACATCCGCACCCCTAACGGTTGA
- a CDS encoding metal ABC transporter permease gives MDILFEPFFQRALIGGLLIGWMAPLIGTFLVLRRLSMIGDSLAHVSIAGVALGMLIGIYPLAVGLLFAVAASFAIERLRKAYKTYAELSIAIIMSGGVALATFLFTLGKGFNLNVTSYLFGSIMTLSSTDLWTIFAVSCAVTVFVLFLLKEMFLITFDEDAAHVAGLPVRRINLAVTVLTALVIGVAIKIVGALLVSALLTIPAATSLVLGKTFRYSLWLSVLLSEIAVLAGLLSAGIWNFAPGATIVLTLILMLILSLVFRVIRV, from the coding sequence TTGGACATCTTGTTTGAGCCTTTTTTCCAGCGGGCGCTGATCGGCGGCCTGCTGATCGGATGGATGGCGCCTCTGATCGGAACATTCCTGGTGCTGAGGCGCTTGTCCATGATCGGGGACTCGCTCGCCCACGTGTCGATCGCGGGAGTCGCCCTCGGCATGCTCATAGGCATCTATCCGCTTGCGGTCGGTCTGCTGTTCGCGGTCGCCGCTTCGTTCGCGATCGAGCGGCTGCGCAAGGCGTACAAGACGTACGCCGAATTGTCCATTGCCATCATCATGTCCGGGGGCGTAGCGTTGGCTACGTTTTTATTTACGCTCGGAAAAGGATTTAATCTCAACGTGACGAGTTATTTGTTCGGCAGCATCATGACGTTAAGTTCGACGGATTTGTGGACAATATTCGCCGTCTCTTGTGCGGTAACCGTCTTTGTGTTATTTTTGCTCAAAGAGATGTTCCTGATTACGTTCGACGAGGACGCCGCCCATGTCGCGGGCCTTCCGGTCCGGCGGATCAATCTGGCGGTAACGGTGTTGACCGCGCTGGTGATCGGCGTCGCGATCAAGATCGTGGGAGCGCTGCTCGTATCCGCGCTGCTGACGATCCCGGCGGCGACCAGCTTGGTGCTGGGCAAGACGTTCCGCTATTCGCTGTGGCTGTCCGTGCTTCTGTCGGAGATCGCGGTGCTGGCCGGACTTTTGTCCGCCGGCATATGGAATTTTGCGCCCGGCGCAACGATTGTGCTGACGCTTATCTTGATGCTGATTCTCTCGCTGGTATTTCGGGTGATCCGCGTCTGA
- a CDS encoding metal ABC transporter ATP-binding protein, giving the protein MNRNPNPSSCHEPVIDLQDVTVQYGGRRVLNGVTFQVRQRDFVGLIASNGAGKTTLLKTIVGLLQPASGSVKLFGTPVDRFKDWERIGYVPQKNNLNPLFPATVREVVMSGLYGRKRLFRRIGAAERRRAEQALEALGIADIAERRIGQLSGGQQQRVFLARAIAGNPELLILDEPTVGIDMETQRAFFHMLRHMHERHRLTFLIVSHDVETLQAYLGEKPVHTHDRLRFYVKHSHSLEDCGEDDISHGLLQEKERLTVGHLV; this is encoded by the coding sequence ATGAATCGAAATCCCAACCCATCGTCCTGCCACGAACCGGTCATCGATCTGCAGGACGTAACGGTCCAATACGGCGGACGCCGGGTGCTGAACGGCGTGACGTTCCAAGTCCGTCAGCGGGACTTCGTGGGGCTGATCGCTTCCAACGGGGCCGGCAAGACGACTTTGCTCAAGACGATTGTCGGCTTGCTTCAGCCGGCATCCGGCAGCGTCAAGCTATTCGGCACGCCCGTCGACAGGTTCAAGGACTGGGAGCGTATCGGCTACGTGCCTCAAAAAAATAATTTGAATCCGCTCTTCCCGGCTACCGTCCGGGAAGTCGTCATGTCCGGCCTGTACGGCCGAAAGAGGCTGTTCCGCCGGATCGGCGCGGCGGAACGCAGACGCGCGGAGCAGGCGCTGGAGGCGCTCGGAATCGCGGATATCGCGGAACGGCGGATCGGCCAACTGTCCGGAGGGCAGCAACAGCGCGTTTTTCTCGCCAGAGCGATCGCGGGAAACCCCGAGCTGCTTATATTGGACGAGCCGACCGTCGGGATCGACATGGAGACCCAGCGGGCGTTTTTTCATATGCTTCGGCATATGCATGAGCGCCACCGGTTAACGTTCCTGATCGTGTCCCACGACGTCGAAACGCTGCAGGCGTATCTGGGAGAGAAGCCCGTTCATACGCACGACCGGCTTCGCTTCTACGTGAAGCACTCGCACTCGCTCGAAGACTGCGGCGAGGACGATATTTCGCACGGCCTGCTGCAGGAGAAGGAGAGGTTGACCGTTGGACATCTTGTTTGA
- a CDS encoding metal ABC transporter substrate-binding protein: protein MRISKRTAIKGLASAALASMLLIAGCGGRSDVTIVEGKTNVVASFYPLSYMAKEIGGEYVNAINLVPTGVEPHDWSPNSRERKAIEDADVLLYNGAGLEGWVDDVLDSLDKTGMIVVEASKGLDLIRVDEKDADEHGAEESGHEHEHEDEQHESGHGHQHESDVDPHVWVSPKQAIRIAENVFKGIVEADPAHREAYQANYEKLVGQLQALDEKYRTQLGQTARKEIVVTHDAFSYLARDYGLKQMSLMGLAPDAEPTPKDIQRINEFVREHGIRYLFFEELVSDKLAKTLANDAKIDTLVLNPLEGLTDEQEKAGETLLSLMETNLQNLLKALQ, encoded by the coding sequence ATGAGAATATCCAAGCGTACGGCAATCAAAGGGCTGGCAAGCGCCGCTCTGGCTTCGATGCTGCTGATCGCGGGTTGCGGAGGACGCTCCGACGTTACGATCGTCGAGGGCAAAACAAACGTAGTGGCCAGCTTCTACCCGCTTTCTTATATGGCCAAGGAAATCGGCGGCGAGTACGTCAATGCGATCAATCTCGTTCCGACCGGCGTGGAGCCTCACGACTGGTCGCCCAACAGCCGCGAGCGGAAGGCGATCGAAGACGCCGACGTGCTGTTGTACAACGGCGCAGGTCTGGAAGGATGGGTCGACGACGTGCTGGACAGTCTCGACAAAACCGGCATGATCGTCGTGGAGGCTTCCAAGGGGCTTGATCTCATTCGCGTGGACGAGAAGGATGCGGACGAGCACGGCGCGGAAGAAAGCGGCCACGAGCACGAACACGAGGACGAACAACACGAAAGCGGGCACGGCCATCAACACGAGAGCGATGTCGATCCGCACGTGTGGGTCAGCCCCAAGCAGGCCATCCGCATCGCGGAGAATGTGTTTAAGGGAATTGTCGAGGCCGATCCGGCGCACCGGGAAGCGTATCAGGCGAATTACGAGAAGCTCGTCGGGCAGCTTCAAGCTCTGGACGAGAAATACAGAACGCAGCTCGGGCAGACGGCCCGCAAGGAAATCGTCGTCACGCACGATGCGTTCAGTTACCTCGCACGGGATTACGGCCTGAAGCAAATGTCGCTCATGGGACTGGCTCCCGATGCGGAACCGACGCCGAAGGATATTCAGCGGATCAACGAATTCGTCAGGGAGCACGGAATACGCTATCTGTTCTTCGAAGAGCTGGTGTCCGACAAGCTGGCGAAAACGCTGGCGAACGACGCGAAAATCGATACGCTGGTGCTGAATCCGCTGGAAGGATTGACGGACGAGCAGGAGAAGGCGGGCGAGACGTTGCTGTCGCTGATGGAGACAAACTTGCAAAATCTGCTCAAAGCTTTACAATAA
- a CDS encoding PQQ-dependent sugar dehydrogenase has product MAYVGSHPYEGGLSHGQESLSQDKNSLAGKILRLTVDGTAPADNPIPGSLVYSYGHRNPQGLAWDARGKLYASEHGPSGNPGGHNELNAIEPGGNYGWPEIIGDARKPGMIPPVYHTGQSTLAPSGIAFDRSGGLLAAGLQGSKLIRYDVTRGTAETVLDGLGRLRDVAVIGDEAYLLTNNTDGRGNPGPEDDRLVRIRLNR; this is encoded by the coding sequence TTGGCATATGTCGGATCTCATCCGTATGAGGGGGGACTGAGTCATGGGCAGGAGTCTCTGTCGCAGGACAAGAACAGCCTGGCTGGCAAAATTCTCCGCTTGACGGTCGACGGGACCGCGCCCGCGGACAATCCGATTCCGGGCTCGCTCGTATATTCTTACGGCCACCGCAATCCGCAAGGCTTGGCCTGGGACGCCCGGGGCAAGCTGTACGCGTCCGAGCACGGCCCGTCCGGGAACCCGGGAGGACACAACGAGCTGAACGCGATCGAACCCGGCGGCAACTACGGGTGGCCCGAGATCATCGGCGACGCACGGAAACCGGGCATGATCCCGCCGGTCTACCACACGGGCCAAAGCACGCTGGCTCCGTCCGGAATCGCCTTCGACCGGTCCGGCGGCCTGCTTGCCGCCGGGCTGCAGGGAAGCAAGCTGATCCGGTACGACGTAACCCGGGGAACGGCGGAAACGGTTCTGGACGGGCTGGGCCGGCTGCGCGACGTCGCCGTGATCGGGGACGAGGCTTACTTGCTCACGAACAATACCGACGGGCGGGGCAATCCCGGGCCGGAAGACGACCGGCTCGTCCGAATCCGGCTCAACCGTTAG
- the metG gene encoding methionine--tRNA ligase, which produces MSDQRKTFYLTTPIYYPSDKLHIGHAYTTVAGDAMARYKRLRGYDVMYLTGTDEHGQKIEEKAQEKGLTPQAFVDGIVAGIKELWRRLDISYDDFIRTTEERHKKVVADIFERLLAQGDIYLGEYEGWYCTPCESYHLERHLVNGNCPDCGRPVKLVREESYFFRMSRYVDRLLQYYEENPEFIQPESRRNEMINFIKSGLEDLAVSRTSFDWGIPVPSNPKHVIYVWIDALTNYITALGYGTDDPSRFDKFWPADVHLVGKEIVRFHTIYWPIMLMALGLPLPKKVFGHGWLLMKDGKMSKSKGNVVDPVVLIDRYGLDALRYYLLREVPFGSDGTFTPESFVERVNFDLANDLGNLLNRTVVMIDKYFGGQIPARIAGATEFDADLVEVAKQTVAKVEDAMDRMEFSVALGAIWQFIRRTNKYIDETQPWSMAKAEDKREALGSVIYHLAESLRISSILLQPFLTRSPRMIWEQLGIEADTAVTSWDSAREFGALPPGGRVQIGKPLFPRLDAAAEIEYIAKSMGGAAAKPADSAPSVGQAEVSKQEPAEDGRAPEIGIDDFAKVELRVAQVLSAEPIPKADKLLKLQLDLGYEQRQVVSGIAKHYKPEELVGRKVILVANLKPVKLRGELSQGMILAASSGDSLTLATVAEDIPVGSIVK; this is translated from the coding sequence ATGAGCGACCAACGCAAAACATTTTACCTCACGACGCCGATCTATTACCCCAGCGACAAGCTGCACATCGGACATGCGTACACGACGGTGGCGGGCGACGCCATGGCGAGGTACAAGCGGCTGCGCGGCTACGACGTCATGTATTTGACGGGCACGGACGAGCACGGGCAGAAAATCGAAGAAAAAGCGCAGGAGAAAGGCTTGACTCCGCAGGCGTTCGTCGACGGGATCGTGGCGGGCATTAAGGAATTGTGGCGCCGGCTCGACATTTCCTACGACGATTTTATCCGCACGACGGAGGAGCGCCACAAGAAAGTCGTTGCCGATATTTTCGAGCGGCTGCTGGCGCAGGGCGACATTTATCTGGGCGAATATGAAGGCTGGTACTGTACGCCGTGCGAATCCTATCACCTCGAACGGCACCTTGTCAACGGGAACTGCCCGGATTGCGGACGGCCGGTGAAGCTGGTGAGGGAGGAAAGCTATTTCTTCCGGATGAGCCGTTACGTCGACCGGCTGCTGCAATATTATGAGGAGAATCCGGAGTTCATCCAGCCGGAATCCCGCCGCAATGAGATGATCAACTTCATCAAGTCGGGGCTGGAGGATCTGGCAGTCAGCCGCACGTCGTTCGACTGGGGCATCCCGGTCCCGAGCAATCCGAAGCATGTCATCTACGTCTGGATCGACGCGCTGACCAATTACATTACCGCGCTCGGCTACGGCACGGACGATCCGTCCCGCTTCGACAAGTTCTGGCCGGCGGACGTCCATCTCGTCGGCAAGGAGATCGTGCGCTTCCACACGATTTATTGGCCGATCATGCTGATGGCGCTCGGCTTGCCGCTGCCGAAGAAGGTGTTCGGCCACGGCTGGCTGCTGATGAAGGACGGCAAAATGTCCAAATCGAAGGGCAACGTGGTCGACCCCGTGGTGCTGATCGACCGCTACGGGCTGGACGCCCTGCGTTATTATCTGCTGCGGGAGGTTCCGTTCGGTTCGGACGGGACGTTTACGCCGGAGAGCTTCGTCGAGCGCGTCAACTTCGATCTCGCCAACGATCTGGGCAACCTGCTGAACCGGACCGTCGTCATGATCGACAAATATTTCGGGGGACAAATCCCGGCCCGCATCGCCGGGGCGACCGAATTCGACGCCGATCTCGTCGAGGTTGCGAAGCAGACGGTGGCGAAGGTCGAAGACGCGATGGACCGGATGGAGTTCTCGGTCGCGCTCGGTGCGATCTGGCAGTTCATTCGCCGCACCAACAAATATATCGACGAGACGCAGCCGTGGTCGATGGCCAAAGCCGAAGACAAGCGGGAGGCGTTGGGCTCGGTGATTTACCACTTGGCCGAGTCTCTGCGGATCTCGTCGATTCTGCTGCAGCCGTTCCTTACGCGGTCGCCTCGGATGATCTGGGAGCAGCTCGGCATCGAAGCCGATACCGCCGTCACCTCCTGGGACAGCGCACGCGAGTTCGGGGCGCTGCCGCCGGGCGGCCGGGTCCAGATCGGCAAGCCGTTGTTCCCGCGGCTCGACGCGGCTGCGGAGATCGAGTATATCGCCAAGTCGATGGGCGGAGCGGCGGCGAAGCCGGCCGACAGCGCTCCGTCGGTCGGCCAGGCGGAGGTTTCGAAGCAAGAGCCGGCCGAGGACGGACGCGCGCCGGAAATCGGCATCGACGACTTCGCCAAGGTGGAGCTGCGGGTGGCGCAGGTGCTGTCCGCGGAGCCGATTCCCAAGGCGGACAAGCTGCTGAAGCTCCAGCTTGACCTCGGATACGAGCAGCGCCAGGTCGTCTCGGGCATCGCCAAGCACTACAAGCCGGAGGAGCTGGTCGGCCGGAAGGTTATACTCGTCGCCAACCTGAAGCCGGTGAAGCTGCGCGGTGAACTGTCGCAAGGCATGATTCTGGCGGCCTCCAGCGGCGATTCGCTGACGCTCGCTACGGTCGCCGAGGACATCCCGGTCGGCTCCATCGTGAAATAA